The following coding sequences lie in one Bartonella sp. DGB1 genomic window:
- a CDS encoding heme o synthase — MSRKKSSHQLFLSQKRQIFSDYICLLKPRVMSLVVFTAISGLLVAPHNLSILQAIISILSITIGAGASGALNMWYEADRDKLMKRTCKRPLPMGRISRTGALLFGSILAILSVFSLGYFLNYLAALLLAFTIFFYVVIYTIWLKPRTPQNIVIGGAAGAFPPLVAWVSATGDISIMPILLFLIIFLWTPPHFWALSLYTVQDYDKANIPMLPNVKGINYTKKYILIYSILMSITAIMPAIIADAKIYYAIASFILGIIFIIKAIYLYQEKNPNKITLQAKSLFKYSLIYLFLIFLILLFDHYLK, encoded by the coding sequence ATGTCGAGAAAAAAATCCTCTCATCAATTGTTTCTCAGCCAAAAACGCCAAATTTTTTCTGATTACATTTGCTTACTTAAACCAAGAGTAATGTCTTTAGTAGTTTTTACCGCTATTAGTGGCTTATTGGTTGCACCTCATAATCTATCAATATTGCAAGCAATAATTTCAATTTTATCTATCACTATCGGCGCAGGAGCTTCTGGTGCATTAAACATGTGGTATGAGGCAGATAGAGATAAACTAATGAAACGCACTTGTAAACGTCCTTTACCTATGGGTAGAATTAGCAGAACCGGTGCACTGTTATTTGGAAGTATTTTAGCAATCTTATCGGTTTTCTCATTAGGATATTTTTTAAACTATTTAGCAGCACTATTATTAGCTTTCACTATCTTCTTTTACGTAGTAATTTACACCATTTGGCTTAAACCTAGAACACCACAAAATATAGTTATCGGAGGTGCAGCAGGAGCTTTTCCACCATTAGTTGCTTGGGTATCGGCTACTGGTGATATTAGTATAATGCCTATCTTATTATTTTTAATTATATTTCTATGGACGCCTCCACATTTTTGGGCTTTATCTTTATATACGGTACAAGATTATGATAAAGCTAATATACCAATGCTACCTAATGTAAAAGGAATAAATTATACGAAAAAATATATATTAATTTATTCTATTTTAATGTCTATAACTGCTATTATGCCTGCTATCATAGCAGATGCTAAAATATATTATGCTATAGCGAGCTTTATATTAGGAATAATTTTTATTATAAAAGCAATCTATCTTTATCAAGAAAAAAATCCTAACAAAATAACTTTACAGGCAAAATCTTTATTTAAATATTCTCTTATATATTTATTTTTAATATTTTTGATATTATTATTCGACCATTATTTAAAATAA
- a CDS encoding RNA methyltransferase, with translation MQQNNMQAKELLQPSQTTPICQHFGICGGCRFQDWAKDKYEEYKLSLLKQKFTEKNINIKIDKLIEGQLHARRRVTFHAHNQNNNFIFGFFKKKSHELFEIKECPISVPAIENNIKILRQIAALFSANKPIDITVIQAENGLDVTISKVQNLTDQKRFQLVKFAEMSDILRITVNQELIIKKENIYIKVNNDLITFPPGVFLQATYVSQQQMIEITIDWLRKQKNIVDLFSGIGTFSLPMSYFSSIDAFDSDENALKSLQIAANNIKGIKKISTSVRDLFKRPLVIKELQPYDGLIIDPPRAGSIEQIVEIAKSNIPKLVVISCNYLTLVRDIEILLKGGYKIEKTIAIDQFLYSEHLEVMILLSKEKKKKKWTL, from the coding sequence ATGCAACAAAATAACATGCAAGCTAAAGAATTACTCCAACCGTCACAAACGACTCCTATTTGTCAGCATTTTGGTATCTGTGGAGGATGTCGTTTCCAAGATTGGGCTAAAGATAAATATGAAGAATATAAATTATCTTTATTGAAACAAAAATTTACAGAAAAAAATATTAATATAAAAATTGATAAATTAATAGAAGGGCAGCTACATGCCAGAAGAAGAGTAACCTTCCACGCTCATAATCAGAATAATAATTTTATCTTTGGTTTTTTTAAAAAAAAATCACATGAACTGTTCGAAATAAAAGAATGTCCTATAAGCGTTCCTGCAATTGAAAATAATATAAAAATCTTACGGCAAATAGCTGCTTTATTCTCTGCTAATAAACCAATAGATATAACAGTAATACAAGCTGAAAATGGTTTAGATGTTACTATCTCTAAGGTGCAAAATCTAACTGATCAAAAACGATTTCAATTAGTAAAATTTGCTGAGATGAGTGATATATTACGTATTACAGTCAATCAAGAACTAATTATAAAAAAGGAAAATATTTATATCAAAGTCAATAATGATCTAATAACTTTCCCTCCAGGTGTATTTTTGCAAGCTACTTATGTTAGTCAGCAACAAATGATAGAAATTACTATTGATTGGTTAAGAAAACAAAAAAATATTGTTGATCTTTTTAGTGGTATAGGTACTTTCAGTTTACCTATGTCTTATTTTTCTTCTATTGATGCATTTGATAGTGATGAAAATGCTTTAAAAAGTCTACAAATTGCAGCGAATAATATTAAGGGTATAAAAAAAATATCAACCTCAGTAAGAGATTTATTTAAACGTCCTTTAGTAATAAAAGAATTGCAACCATATGATGGCCTAATAATAGACCCACCTAGAGCTGGTTCTATAGAACAAATAGTTGAAATTGCTAAAAGTAATATACCTAAATTAGTAGTAATATCATGTAACTACCTCACTTTAGTAAGAGATATAGAAATTTTACTTAAAGGTGGTTATAAAATAGAAAAAACAATAGCCATAGATCAATTTTTATATAGTGAACATTTAGAAGTAATGATATTATTATCAAAAGAAAAGAAAAAGAAAAAATGGACACTGTAG
- a CDS encoding TlyA family RNA methyltransferase gives MNKIRLDQWLVNKNYFSSRAKAQEAIANGHVKSDKMVDLKSSLKVDDTFTVTVNNEMQRYVSRAAYKLLAAIKLFNPKIQDGSFLDIGASTGGFTQILLEYGAKQVTAIDVGHDQFSPLLINDPRVTLHEGVNARFLNTTHLNDNVDGVVADVSFISLKLALPPALNFVKNGGFAILLVKPQFESEKKFLNKQGVITCEKTAQAIAEELKNWLSNLPYWQNVKLEKCPLKGKNGNQEFILFGIKNATK, from the coding sequence ATGAATAAAATACGTTTAGATCAATGGCTAGTAAATAAAAATTATTTCTCTAGTCGAGCCAAAGCACAAGAAGCTATTGCAAATGGTCATGTCAAATCTGATAAAATGGTTGATCTCAAATCTTCATTAAAAGTAGATGATACTTTTACTGTAACTGTAAATAATGAAATGCAACGTTACGTTTCCCGTGCAGCATATAAATTATTAGCAGCGATAAAATTATTTAATCCTAAAATTCAAGATGGCAGCTTTCTAGATATTGGAGCTTCCACAGGTGGATTTACGCAAATTTTATTAGAATATGGAGCTAAACAGGTAACGGCTATAGATGTTGGTCATGATCAATTTTCTCCTTTACTAATAAATGATCCGCGAGTTACTTTACATGAAGGTGTTAATGCTCGTTTTTTAAATACAACTCATTTGAACGACAATGTCGATGGAGTTGTAGCTGATGTAAGCTTTATATCTTTAAAATTGGCATTACCACCAGCCTTAAATTTTGTCAAAAATGGTGGTTTTGCAATTTTACTAGTTAAACCACAATTTGAATCAGAGAAAAAATTCCTTAATAAACAAGGAGTAATAACTTGTGAAAAAACTGCACAAGCTATTGCTGAAGAATTAAAAAATTGGTTATCAAATTTACCATATTGGCAAAATGTAAAATTAGAAAAATGTCCATTAAAAGGTAAGAACGGCAATCAAGAATTTATCTTATTTGGAATCAAAAATGCAACAAAATAA